From Oreochromis aureus strain Israel breed Guangdong linkage group 4, ZZ_aureus, whole genome shotgun sequence, a single genomic window includes:
- the LOC116325218 gene encoding BAH and coiled-coil domain-containing protein 1 isoform X12, translating into MEGRDFAAPAHLLSERGALVHRAASRIAPSGHSSVQHAGHFPPGKYYPSHIPMAPHSGSGLMGNSSASFMGTFLASSLGSPPSHPPHPSRPPSSPSSPSFRGGPHSSASQIWFPHSHEAGPGYPRFSGSLAHTFLPMSHLDHHANSGVLYGQHRFYDTQKENFYLRGLPSQPPLISANHSLPPMSRAGSGHTQGSCSRDRDQGVGTGIHKGLKEGSVERGVVNVKDKERSSGKQEAKERQQQQQQQQHHTHQPPQPTHHHHSHTHQQHPHYPQHPLPLEEVNSRALERHKASLTMYSKEHPQSMSKPLSACLHNGKMQNGDPGTGAGAKVSMSSCGGEDTTLRAMGGGGSSQNRHLGTSGSGRCTKEGVSGEMRISEQPSDCLERGQAPLHHSLPYSVPPPLHMSSATGGAHPHPHAHPHTHPHPGGFHCLQLHPSHPHHSHHTHHHPEFFCPPPPAPLANPASHERGPVNVGREPKVTGPTFVPSVADVGDKSNGPFQLNNPDCQGVGSGGGGSNAKDKTIEKNGGGGHHSNWHRKQQQQQQQQQQQQQQQQHPYRKTEKAPDWMQSHHQHLQSSQLPPPPQQQPPHSQQQHQVVRSRSAECINSGVEMDVFRPSLPQGPKAGHSVPHSVNTSPYRDCSHPGPPPNSSPLGSKNMGQHSGTQHSGPGGSCSLQRDGQKVARIRHQQHGRPGPETSSELNQGNSQELKRKMDMSPYGYSNSSGQQHHHQQPPVPPWNMRPPHHMSQPEEEQRKSYMELGSTGGQHSQQQQQQQQQQQQPGISLPPPQPPTAPPLSQQQQQPDPQGPTQGESSAMKSLLKYSNQQQPLLVSQKNPFGGLGNLKSGPSGGSCALQGNKQTLPSRKGTANDSERPDYNGRSRDMGEPGHGESEVRQPPVGIAVAVARQREPPCRSAENHPNSRQGRVHPSVKGQPRSMYLSDPTTEEDRKRLSEEQISLTCLDRERDAYIRDNKERVEFARIHPSSSCHGDLASHLMVPGGTSLQSGQLGDPAAHSAHHHWMPRTGSPSLWMTGHSYAGIGHTTLHQNLPPAFSAAMPGPLQPVLPLPQDPSAQLVVLPSEPPTHPATHHLDVMEQPGLWPPVYGARGPPSHMQHPAVYSRSQFLRQQELYALQQHQQLQHQHQSHQSQQSQLQSQPQQQQQQQPQQHRAAHAMNMQHQPAHNAQIQKRADEPSVELEELISEPRTSKPAKAYSYNPPQRNTSPPGTCTAHLSPCCQSPSLRQHPKSTPSTPCPAPSPVAAVPHSPAISPAPPQMLKVPESQDKTGEGQPPQEYPGSLEPDLPPGYTYPAIAMDYRSGPSPQGVQLAEPADLDAVQVEPAEHAPQSLASLGEELDCQVVVRPLPDPLPLKEVAHEEENRVVDGVLEQRDEVEITAVTEANYVHREEEQAEEQGQIAEEVLVCPPVESTVCEAPSCPVSISTEEPDRQDAVITLEEEDDDEVTGGEIQVEYAQKVSMPGEQEPELPTIIELDPASPESQSPPNECAEDSEQQHDNKMTPNDASVDSVCLSPASASAPSPSEESFAVAPKPVVPCYWSLELLIAAAFCTDVPPFPLFPYSTPSVAPSQCNPHQGIELLSELADLELQQQKRTCGKSQEEELLMFDLQSLATLATARALELGSEESSSASSERQFPARRILNLRRKCTWTPRNEPVCPAKVSMETMDGPELAMRVKLAELQRRYKEKQKELAKLQRKHDHQKEETPRSPARRGPGRPRKRKPTLTTGPVSSSEGQRKVKSMGAGLGLPDDLGGGGESQRRKKRLSSRGFERLSSTQQVKAQSCRKSSLHSMLNSKLAGDVVQLKQKAQVKKNLSGTGSRDKEISLCNSNLKHGHRSQGTGKTDSRRESGGQSDTAASGDSVHQESWTGLVRCGRKKGSTTLSQHRTKVHRGQRHEAMEEEESSPAESDSSDQEDEEEEGSCDTDEVQDYKVQPSRDVTLSSSMIGPSPSSVVKLEANQKARNKKQRQELYGSQSLSGAEGEVKIRKKSNSRMGMTTAVKNHQDHQDRQPEVARKTCGPRSKEPRWGSLGTRGNRYRRSMGLATFPTTSERLKRATRKSTMLRGAINKRRSCWPIGGSSLQGEDGSRGQRSKDQQPKGRAVSRLLESFAADEGFQMDGSSFSEEEEHSSHSRKNPEVPNCVLSKELLTDGLKVLISKEDELLYAARVHTLELPDIFSVVIDGERGNRPRIYSLEQLLQEAVLDIRPESEAMLAEGTRVCAYWSERSRCLYPGYVRRGGSSDEGKQGGVMVEFDDGDRGKISLPNIRLLPPGYQIHCGEPSPSLLVPSGSAAKRTSSLEQAPISERPSDRLSTINTVNTTQSLTIIKRRPGRPKGSGKKQKQQQIENANKNPSPFLGWSSLTNTRKRTSDNLFQFNGAPKRTLKGKEDDLFSMTHSQSQASIPTKGLFSSSSFEVDSFRSIANGYSSFCTQSAGPGSALSLGSRSGLYGEKRKQDELVMPRSKRSGQEFLIKLDHEGVTSPKTKNSKALLLRGASSSVSGLPRTEAYSHPVLLVKDNKKGASRVELLLKGTTPQRKPSPSMRLGEYGDLGFSSHRDCHSSYSDLDDEEEEEEEERRAALAAASGGLRTAGRFLSRLSVSSSSSGSSSSSSSGSLSSSSLCSSENDSSYSSEDEDSSTLMLQSCLSSHRGLLQPSEPSTSSRPRQHAFVAKAMAVSSAKGATPNQVSHSKSLKRKECAGSMSKPTKDFVKKPRMLPDEATFIPRPKMSAFLSGRQMWRWSGSPTQRRGLKGKAKKLFYKAIVRGRETVKVGDCAVFLSAGRPNLPYVGQIENFWESWTSRMVVKVKWFYHPEETKLGKRHRDGKHALYQSCHEDENDVQTISHKCQVVSREEYECLTRNQKPNSTSPDLYYLAGTYDPTTGQLVTAEGVSIMC; encoded by the exons CAGGTCCAGGGTATCCTCGATTCTCAGGGAGTCTGGCCCACACGTTCCTTCCTATGAGCCACTTGGATCACCATGCCAACAGTGGAGTTCTCTATGGGCAACACCGTTTCTATGACACACAAAAAG AGAACTTCTACCTTCGAGGTCTCCCATCCCAGCCACCTCTCATCTCAGCCAATCATAGTCTGCCACCAATGTCTCGGGCAGGTTCAGGACACACTCAGGGGTcctgcagcagagacagagaTCAAGGGGTAGGCACAGGCATACATAAGGGTCTTAAAGAGGGGTCTGTGGAAAGAGGAGTGGTAAATGTCAAGGACAAGGAGAGATCCAGCGGGAAACAAGAGGCTAAGgaaagacagcagcagcagcaacagcagcagcaccacacTCACCAGCCACCCCAGCcaacacaccaccaccattctCACACTCATCAGCAGCACCCGCACTATCCTCAGCACCCACTGCCCCTGGAGGAGGTAAACAGCCGGGCCCTGGAGAGGCATAAGGCGTCGCTCACGATGTACAGCAAAGAGCACCCTCAAAGTATGAGCAAGCCCCTCAGTGCCTGTTTGCACAATGGCAAGATGCAAAATGGAGATCCAGGAACTGGAGCAGGGGCTAAGGTGTCCATGTCCAGCTGTGGCGGTGAGGACACAACCCTTCGGGCTATGGGCGGTGGGGGGAGCAGCCAGAACAGACATTTGGGGACTAGTGGCAGTGGCCGCTGCACCAAAGAGGGGGTAAGTGGGGAAATGAGGATCAGTGAACAACCTTCAGACTGTTTGGAAAGGGGTCAGGCACCACTTCATCACTCTCTGCCCTACTCCGTACCCCCACCCCTACACATGAGTTCTGCTACTGGAGGGGCCCATCCACATCCTCATGCTCACCCCCATACACATCCACATCCAGGGGGCTTCCATTGTCTTCAGCTCCACCCCAGCCACCCACATCATtcccaccacacacaccaccaTCCAGAGTTTTTCTGCCCGCCGCCACCTGCTCCTCTAGCCAACCCTGCCTCGCATGAGAGGGGGCCAGTCAATGTGGGGCGAGAACCTAAAGTCACAGGGCCTACATTTGTGCCATCTGTGGCAGACGTAGGCGATAAATCTAATGGGCCATTCCAGCTTAATAACCCTGACTGCCAGGGTGTGGGTAGCGGAGGAGGAGGCAGCAATGCCAAGGACAAGACAATAGAAAAGAATGGTGGCGGTGGGCACCACAGTAATTggcacagaaaacaacaacaacaacaacaacaacaacaacagcaacagcagcagcagcagcacccatacagaaagacagagaaggCTCCAGATTGGATGCAATCCCACCATCAACACCTTCAGTCCTCACAGCTTCCTCCACCTCCCCAGCAACAACCACCACATTCTCAACAGCAGCATCAAGTAGTGCGATCGCGGAGTGCTGAGTGTATCAACAGTGGTGTGGAAATGGATGTGTTCAGACCCTCGCTGCCCCAGGGACCCAAGGCAGGGCACTCGGTCCCTCATTCTGTAAACACTTCTCCTTATCGAGACTGTTCCCACCCAGGACCCCCGCCCAACTCTTCCCCACTTGGAAGTAAAAACATGGGGCAGCACAGTGGAACACAGCACAGTGGTCCCGGAGGTAGCTGCTCTTTACAGAGAGATGGCCAAAAGGTAGCCAGGATTCGCCACCAGCAGCATGGCCGACCTGGCCCAGAGACATCCTCTGAGTTGAACCAGGGGAATAGTCAGGAGCTAAAAAGAAAGATGGACATGTCTCCTTATGGTTACAGCAACAGCAGTGGGCAgcagcaccaccaccagcagccccCAGTGCCACCCTGGAATATGAGGCCTCCTCACCACATGTCACAACctgaggaggagcagaggaagTCATATATGGAGTTGGGGAGCACTGGTGGGCAACactctcagcagcagcagcagcagcaacagcagcagcagcagccgggAATAAGCCTTCCTCCTCCACAGCCCCCCACGGCACCTCCCCTCAgccagcaacagcagcaaccTGATCCCCAGGGTCCAACTCAGGGAGAGAGCAGTGCAATGAAAAGCTTACTAAAGTACAGCAACCAGCAACAACCACTGCTTGTCTCCCAAAAGAATCCATTTGGGGGGTTAGGAAATCTAAAATCAGGTCCATCTGGGGGGAGCTGTGCCCTGCAGGGCAACAAACAGACTCTGCCTTCCAGGAAGGGTACGGCTAATGACAGTGAGCGTCCTGATTATAACGGGCGGAGCAGGGACATGGGGGAGCCAGGTCATGGCGAAAGTGAGGTGCGGCAGCCGCCAGTGGGAATAGCAGTGGCGGTGGCCAGACAGAGGGAACCACCTTGTCGTTCAGCTGAAAATCATCCGAACAGCCGACAGGGCAGGGTCCATCCGTCTGTGAAAG GGCAGCCCCGCTCCATGTATCTGTCAGATCCCACCACTGAGGAAGACAGGAAGAGGCTGAGTGAGGAACAAATAAGTCTCACTTGCTTGGACAGGGAGAGGGATGCATATATCAG GGATAACAAAGAAAGGGTGGAATTTGCAAGGATCCACCCTTCCAGCAGCTGTCACGGAGACCTTGCCTCTCATCTCATGGTCCCAGGCGGGACGTCCCTCCAGTCTGGCCAGTTGGGAGATCCTGCTGCACATTCTGCTCACCATCATTGGATGCCAAGAACTGGAAGCCCATCTCTCTGGATGACGGGACATTCTTATG CAGGTATAGGTCATACAACCCTACACCAGAATTTGCCACCAGCTTTCTCTGCAGCCATGCCAGGCCCTCTGCAGCCAGTCCTGCCTCTCCCTCAAGACCCCTCTGCCCAACTGGTGGTCTTGCCCTCCGAGCCTCCCACCCATCCTGCGACCCATCACCTGG aTGTGATGGAGCAGCCAGGGCTGTGGCCCCCTGTGTACGGCGCCCGGGGCCCACCCTCCCACATGCAACATCCTGCTGTGTACTCCCGATCCCAGTTTCTACGGCAACAGGAGCTGTACGCTCTCCAGCAGCATCAACAGCTTCAGCATCAGCACCAGAGTCACCAGTCGCAGCAATCACAACTGCAGTCTcaacctcagcagcagcagcagcagcagccacagcaGCACAGAGCTGCACATGCCATGAACATGCAGCACCAACCCGCTCACAATGCACAG ATACAGAAGAGAGCAGACGAGCCCTCAGTTGAACTGGAAGAACTCATTTCAGAGCCAAGAACATCTAAACCTGCCAAAGCGTACTCTTACAACCCACCGCAGAGGAACACCTCACCCCCTGGGACCTGCACCGCTCACCTGTCCCCTTGTTGTCAGTCCCCTTCGCTGCGACAACATCCCAAAAGCACTCCTTCAACACCCTGCCCCGCTCCTAGCCCCGTTGCAGCAGTACCTCATTCACCTGCCATTAGCCCTGCTCCACCTCAAATGCTAAAGGTTCCTGAATCCCAAGACAAGACGGGAGAGGGACAGCCTCCACAGGAATACCCAGGGTCTCTGGAGCCTG ACTTGCCTCCTGGATACACATACCCTGCTATTGCCATGGACTACAGGAGCGGACCGTCACCTCAGGGTGTTCAGCTGGCTGAGCCAGCTGACCTGGACGCAGTCCAAGTGGAGCCTGCTGAGCATGCTCCCCAGTCTCTGGCCAGCCTAGGGGAGGAGTTAGACTGTCAAGTGGTAGTCAGACCCCTTCCAGACCCACTCCCACTCAAGGAAGTGGCGCACGAAGAGGAGAACAGAGTGGTTGATGGAGTTCTGGAGCAGAGGGATGAGGTGGAAATAACAGCCGTGACAGAAGCTAACTATGTCCACAGAGAGGAGGAGCAAGCAGAGGAGCAGGGACAAATTGCAGAAGAGGTGCTGGTTTGTCCACCTGTTGAGAGTACTGTGTGTGAGGCTCCTTCCTGCCCAGTTTCCATTTCAACAGAAGAACCTGATAGGCAAGACGCTGTCATTACCTTGGAAGAAGAGGATGATGATGAGGTGACGGGTGGGGAGATTCAGGTGGAGTATGCTCAAAAGGTCAGCATGCCTGGAGAGCAAGAGCCAGAGCTGCCCACCATCATCGAGCTTGATCCTGCTTCTCCTGAGTCACAGTCCCCGCCTAATGAGTGCGCAGAGGACAGTGAGCAGCAGCACGACAACAAGATGACCCCTAATGACGCCTCAGTGGATTCTGTGTGTCTTTCCCCTGCCTCAGCTTCTGCCCCTAGCCCAAGCGAGGAATCTTTTGCTGTGGCCCCAAAACCTGTTGTGCCCTGCTACTGGAGTCTGGAGCTGCTAATTGCTGCTGCGTTCTGCACAGATGTGCCTCCATTTCCCTTGTTCCCATATAGTACACCATCGGTTGCCCCATCACAATGCAACCCACACCAGGGTATCGAGCTTCTGAGTGAACTAGCGGATCtggagctgcagcagcaaaAGCGCACTTGTGGAAAAAGCCAGG AGGAGGAACTGCTCATGTTTGACCTCCAAAGCCTTGCCACCCTGGCCACGGCCCGTGCGCTGGAGCTGGGCTCCGAGGAAAGCAGCAGCGCGAGTTCTGAGCGACAATTTCCAGCCCGCAGGATCCTCAATTTACGAAGGAAATGCACCTGGACACCTCGCAATGAACCA GTGTGCCCAGCCAAAGTTAGCATGGAAACAATGGATGGTCCAGAGCTTGCAATGCGTGTGAAATTGGCTGAGCTACAACGTCGGTAtaaagagaagcagaaggagcttGCCAAACTTCAGAGGAAGCATGATCATCA GAAGGAAGAAACACCTCGCAGCCCAGCACGGCGAGGACCGGGGCGGCCGAGGAAGCGGAAACCCACCCTCACCACAGGTCCAGTGTCCTCATCCGAGGGCCAAAGAAAAGTCAA ATCGATGGGGGCAGGGCTTGGCTTGCCTGACGACCTGGGAGGGGGCGGAGAAAGCCAGCGAAGGAAGAAGAGGCTGTCCAGTCGAGGCTTTGAGCGACTCAGCAGCACACAG CAGGTAAAAGCACAGAGCTGCAGAAAAAGCAGTCTTCACAGCATGCTCAACTCCAAGCTGGCTGGAGATGTGGTTCAGCTCAAGCAAAAGGCCCAGGTTAAAAAGAATCTCTCAGGGACAGGCTCGAGGGACAAGGAAATTTCACTCTGCAACTCCAACCTTAAGCATGGACACAGAAGCCAGGGCACAGGCAAAACAGACTCCAGGCGAGAGTCTGGGGGACAAAGTGATACAG CAGCCAGTGGGGACAGTGTCCACCAAGAGAGCTGGACCGGACTGGTGCGCTGTGGACGTAAAAAGGGATCGACCACTCTGAGCCAGCACAGAACAAAGGTTCACCGTGGCCAAAGGCACGAAGCAATGGAGGAGGAAGAAAGCTCACCTGCAGAGAGCGACTCCTCTGATCAAG aagatgaagaagaggaaggcAGTTGTGATACTGATGAAGTTCAAGATTACAAAGTCCAACCCTCTAGAGATGTCACTTTAAGCTCCTCCATGATTGGTCCTAGTCCATCGTCTGTTGTAAAACTGGAGGCCAACCAGAAAGCcaggaacaaaaaacaaaggcagGAGCTTTATG GATCCCAGAGTCTGTCTGGTGCAGAGGGGGAAGTCAAAATCAGGAAGAAGTCCAACTCTAGGATGGGCATGACCACAGCAGTTAAAAATCACCAAGACCACCAAGATCGGCAGCCTGAAGTAGCAAGAAAAACATGTGGGCCCAGGTCTAAGGAACCTCGGTGGGGCAGTCTTGGGACCAGAGGCAACCGCTACAGGAGGAGCATGGGACTAGCTACCTTCCCCACCACAAGTGAGAGGCTGAAACGGGCAACCCGCAAGAGCACCATGTTGAGAGGAGCAATtaacaag AGGAGAAGTTGCTGGCCAATTGGGGGCTCATCTTTGCAGGGCGAAGATGGAAGCAGGGGACAAAGGAGCAAAGACCAACAG CCAAAGGGACGAGCAGTGAGTCGTTTGTTGGAGAGCTTTGCTGCTGATGAGGGTTTTCAGATGGATGGTAGCAGCTtctcagaggaagaggagcacaGCAGCCATTCGCGCAAAAACCCTGAAG TTCCAAACTGTGTCCTGAGCAAAGAGCTATTAACCGATGGCCTGAAGGTGCTGATTTCCAAGGAGGACGAGCTTTTATATGCTGCCAGGGTCCACACTCTGGAGCTACCAGACAT ctttagtgttgttattGACGGTGAAAGAGGAAACCGCCCAAGAATCTATTCATTGGAGCAACTGCTACAGGAAGCT GTCCTGGATATACGTCCAGAGTCGGAGGCTATGCTGGCTGAAGGGACCAGAGTGTGCGCTTATTGGAGTGAGCGCTCCCGCTGCTTATACCCAGGTTATGTTCGCCGAG GTGGTTCATCTGATGAGGGGAAGCAAGGCGGAGTGATGGTAGAGTTTGATGATGGGGATCGAGGGAAGATTTCACTCCCCAACATCCGCCTCCTGCCTCCAGGATACCAAATTCACT GTGGAGAGCCATCTCCTTCCTTATTGGTTCCCAGTGGTTCAGCAGCCAAGAGAACTTCCAGTCTGGAGCAGGCACCTATCAGTGAGAGGCCTTCAGACAGACTGAGCACTATCAACACTGTAAACACCACCCAAAGTCTGACCATTATTAAAAGAAGACCAG GGAGACCAAAGGGTtctgggaaaaaacaaaagcagcagcaaatTGAGAATGCCAATAAAAATCCTTCACCTTTCCTGGGCTGGAGTTCATTGACCAACACCAGAAAGAGGACATCTGATAATCTCTTTCAGTTCAACGGTGCACCCAAGAGGACCTTGAAAGGAAAGGAGGATGACCTGTTCTCTATGACTCATTCCCAGTCACAGGCTTCCATCCCAACCAAAGGCCTTTTCAGCAGCAGCTCATTTGAGGTGGATTCCTTTAGAAGCATTGCAAATGGTTACTCTTCCTTCTGTACCCAGTCTGCAGGACCAGGTTCGGCTTTATCTTTGGGTTCCAGAAGTGGGCTGTATGGTGAAAAGCGCAAACAAGATGAACTGGTTATGCCAAGGAGCAAAAGGTCTGGACAAGAGTTCCTCATCAAGTTGGATCATGAAGGAGTGACATCCCCCAAGACAAAGAACAGCAAGGCTCTGCTGCTGCGAGGGGCATCTTCCAGTGTAAGTGGCTTACCCAGGACAGAAGCATACTCTCATCCAGTCCTGCTGGTTAAGGATAACAAGAAGGGAGCCTCCAGAGTAGAACTTCTTCTAAAAGGGACCACACCTCAAAGAAAGCCCTCTCCTTCTATGCGTCTCGGGGAATATGGTGACTTGGGCTTCAGCTCTCACAGAGACTGTCACAGCTCCTACTCTGATCTGgatgatgaagaggaagaagaagaggaagagaggagggCTGCACTGGCTGCAGCCTCAGGAGGACTAAGGACTGCTGGTCGCTTCCTTTCTCGTCTCTCggtctcctcctcttcttcaggtTCTTCAAGCTCCTCCTCTTCAGGCTCTCTTTCAAGTTCCAGCCTCTGTTCctctgaaaatgattcctcgTACAGCTCAGAGGATGAAGATAGTTCAACACTGATGCTGCAGAGTTGTCTTTCTTCCCATCGGGGGCTCCTACAACCATCAGAACCCTCTACATCTTCAAGGCCTCGCCAGCATGCCTTTGTGGCCAAAGCTATGGCTGTTTCCAGTGCCAAAGGTGCCACACCTAACCAGGTCTCCCACAGCAAGTCCTTGAAGAGGAAAGAATGTGCAGGCTCCATGTCTAAACCAACTAAGGATTTTGTCAAGAAACCTAGGATGCTTCCAGATGAGGCTACATTTATTCCAAGGCCCAAGATGTCCGCATTCCTTTCAGGAAGACAAATGTGGAGGTGGTCAGGAAGCCCTACACAG AGGCGAGGACTTAAGGGCAAGGCCAAGAAGCTATTCTATAAGGCCATTGTGCGAGGCAGAGAAACGGTGAAAGTGGGAGATTGCGCTGTGTTCCTCTCAGCTGGACGCCCTAACCTCCCATATGTGGGTCAAATTGAGAACTTCTGGGAATCATGGACTTCTAGAATGGTAGTTAAAGTCAAATGGTTCTACCACCCTGAAGAGACAAAGTTAGGGAAAAGGCATCGAGATGGCAAG CATGCCCTTTATCAGTCGTGTCACGAGGATGAGAATGATGTCCAGACAATCTCTCACAAGTGCCAGGTGGTGAGCAGAGAGGAGTATGAGTGTCTGACTCGCAATCAGAAGCCGAACAGTACCTCTCCAGATCTGTACTACCTGGCTGGGACGTACGATCCGACCACTGGTCAGTTGGTCACTGCTGAAGGTGTTTCCATCATGTGCTGA